The following is a genomic window from SAR86 cluster bacterium.
AACAGGTATACCTGTTATTGTAGCTGAGGATCCATTAACTTGTGTTGCAAGGGGCGGCGGTCAAGCATTAGAAATAATGGACAAGTACAATATTGATCTTCTATCTTCTGAGTAATCATTATGGCGAGATCAACGCCAACTAGGTCACATAAATTCCAGTTTTTATTTTTTATTTTACTTTCTTTATTTTTTTTGTATTTAGATATCAACAACAAATCTTTTAACGGATTAAAGGTATTTTACAAAACTTCATCTATTTCAATTAGTACGTTTTTTAAAGACGCGGTTAAAAAGCCATTTTTATATATCTATGACTTTTCTAAATCAAAAGATAAGTTGTTAAGAGAAAAAAATGAACTCAGAGATCTATTAAATCAAAGTCAATTATCAAATTTTTTCTTAATTAATAATAGTAATTTTTATATTTATGAAGATTTACATAAAGAATTTTTAGAAAAAAATGATGTCAATGAATTATTTATTTTAACAAGACTTGTAAATTTCGATGCAAATGCTTATTTTTGTTGTGATAAGCATCGACTTTTTATAAAACCATTAGACAAAAGTATTGACACGCCAATGTTAAGT
Proteins encoded in this region:
- a CDS encoding rod shape-determining protein MreC: MARSTPTRSHKFQFLFFILLSLFFLYLDINNKSFNGLKVFYKTSSISISTFFKDAVKKPFLYIYDFSKSKDKLLREKNELRDLLNQSQLSNFFLINNSNFYIYEDLHKEFLEKNDVNELFILTRLVNFDANAYFCCDKHRLFIKPLDKSIDTPMLSPVFNSSGLIGQTINHKNLVSEVIILSDTSHSLPVKIENNNFYCNAQGSGNPGVIICKYNNLDWNQKLSINQKIYTSGLGGIYPEGIYVGFIEDIITESEEQLKLRIKLISDPLDQNIFGVIRQNE